A window of the Zeugodacus cucurbitae isolate PBARC_wt_2022May chromosome 4, idZeuCucr1.2, whole genome shotgun sequence genome harbors these coding sequences:
- the LOC105209793 gene encoding peritrophin-44 produces MLATQVEKYTDVVAIVPARHRAASNHLNNLKGQRKNNKERNTKMRGLLATITMAKMLLILFGLMIIHQDVVDAARAAGAVGTANAVVTMNNTCAYYVGYIANPENCQGWGLCEGGILKATGNCGKGMLYDSRKGICNYASKVQCNTSPADVCANTADDTFIADPTSCSKYCFCSNKALIGCKSCNNNQLFNPSQSQCVNSYACPVNSNCRLVPNNQFVGLPGKNCGKYLRCLDGSGTLGTCPNGLFFNGISGKCQNTNPCGATTITPSALPPDTAMCKTSYSAAKGGLQYFPDSDTCFGYYTCENQQGIGVWRPCQYTFQFDSVSKVCVQSTQTKCTHNRCANINLKFVTDTSSPQCTKYFVCNNGQQSTKSVACPADFPHFDEVNQACSKTNPSYPICN; encoded by the exons ATGTTGGCTACACAAGTTGAAAAATACACAGACGTTGTGGCAATAGTTCCTGCTAGACATCGCGCGGCTTCAAATCATCTTAACAATTTGAAAGGACAgaggaaaaataataaagaaagaaatactAAAATGAGAG GTTTGCTAGCCACCATAACTATGGCAAAAATGCTTCTGATTCTTTTCGGTCTGATGATTATCCATCAAGATGTAGTGGACGCAGCTAGGGCAGCTGGTGCAGTTGGTACAGCTAATGCTGTTGTAACAATGAACAATACGTGCGCTTATTATGTAGGATATATTGCCAATCCAGAAAACTGTCAAGGTTGGGGTTTATGCGAGGGCGGTATACTGAAAGCTACAGGAAACTGTGGCAAAGGCATGTTATACGATTCGAGAAAAGGCATATGTAACTACGCAAGTAAAGTACAGTGTAATACCTCTCCAGCAGATGTTTGTGCAAATACAGCCGATGATACCTTCATCGCTGATCCTACCAGCTGTAGTAAATACTGCTTTTGCTCAAACAAAGCACTAATTGGATGCAAAtcttgcaacaacaaccagcTTTTTAATCCAAGTCAATCTCAATGTGTTAACTCATATGCATGCCCAGTGAATTCCAATTGTCGTTTGGTTCCAAATAACCAGTTTGTTGGTTTACCTGGGAAAAACTGCGGCAAATACTTACGGTGTCTAGATGGCTCGGGGACTCTAGGTACATGTCCTAATGGATTATTTTTTAACGGTATAAGTGGAAAATGTCAAAACACTAACCCGTGCGGTGCTACTACAATTACCCCAAGTGCACTACCACCTGACACAGCCATGTGTAAAACATCATATTCTGCTGCAAAGGGCGGATTACAGTATTTTCCAGATAGTGACACTTGTTTCGGCTACTATACGTGTGAGAATCAGCAAGGAATCGGTGTATGGAGGCCATGTCAATACACGTTTCAGTTCGATAGTGTATCTAAGGTTTGTGTTCAATCTACCCAAACTAAATGTACGCATAATCGATGTGCAAACATCAATCTCAAATTTGTGACTGACACTTCCTCACCACAatgcacaaaatattttgtatgtaataatGGACAGCAAAGTACTAAATCCGTGGCGTGCCCAGCAGACTTTCCACATTTTGATGAAGT